A region of Diospyros lotus cultivar Yz01 chromosome 3, ASM1463336v1, whole genome shotgun sequence DNA encodes the following proteins:
- the LOC127796924 gene encoding scarecrow-like protein 34 translates to MVIHNPKQASGLSLSTLVFPVWPPKGHLPPSTDRCSALNVIRPHVWFLKLDFPSNYCARKVLLDLYQWAFSGSKEGGCESEHESVSAYSDTNLITGFQLEDMNQDYQYVNIPLTSNDTVPAVHSTNLSESYSGESAEKNDFCDSVLKYINQVLMEDDMEDKPSMIQDSTLHAAEKYLNEILNERNHSSPNLVMPNEETSSCQCCSSSSADGNTPAESGVIGFPHVHSPCVDLAFQTNSPSFTSSSFSYHSIAGLVNAPSQGQFSWQFHGEIEQAKNIIPGESGITFNLESRLASPVTKEKVWEMKTKPKNDEGDCPDSLQRGRKNLHREESALDEGKSNKHLALDVEESVLHELFDKVLSFGKSGLQTSDSNLPNEAGGKWRQNEQPKGYGDEITYTKKGISKKEALDMRKLLIQCMQPVASNDQMTAIKLLKQIRLRSSPLGDASQRLAHYFANGLEARLTGSRTPKHKLFAVKGLVEYDVWKAYKLYVSAFPFMGMSYFVATQMIMELAEKATCLHIIHFGIIHGLQWPPLIRCLSERPGGPPKLRITAIDLPQIGFRPDARVKETGRRLATYCEKMKVPFEYNGFGQKWETVSVEDLRIQNDEVLVVNSLNQFQNLLDDTVTERSPRDAVLNLIRRINPDIFIHGVVNGTYNSPFFVSRFRESLFHYSSWFDMLDANVPRDNQERVALERDIWGQEILNIIACEGLDRVERPETYKQWEIRTLRAGFSQLPLNQEIVKEARAKIKSSFHKDFFVDEANNWIISGWKGRTFFAISSWKPA, encoded by the exons atggtAATACATAATCCG AAACAAGCTTCTGGTTTGTCTCTTTCAACCCTCGTCTTCCCCGTTTGGCCTCCCAAAGGTCATCTTCCACCTTCAACTGACAG GTgttctgctttgaatgtcatCAGACCACATGTATGGTTCTTGAAGTTGGATTTTCCATCGAATTACTGTGCCAGGAAGGTCCTCTTGGATTTGTATCAGTGGGCGTTTTCTGGTTCCAAGGAGGGCGGATGCGAGTCAGAACATGAATCTGTTTCAGCCTATTCAGATACGAACTTGATTACAGGATTTCAGCTTGAAGATATGAACCAAGATTATCAATATGTGAATATTCCCCTGACTTCAAATGATACAGTCCCTGCAGTTCACTCCACAAATTTGTCGGAGAGCTATAGTGGAGAATCAGCAGAAAAAAATGATTTCTGCGATTCTGTTCTCAAGTACATAAACCAGGTATTAATGGAAGATGACATGGAAGACAAGCCCTCGATGATTCAGGACTCCACCCTTCATGCTGCTGAGAAATACTTGAATGAAATACTTAATGAAAGAAATCATTCCTCGCCCAATCTGGTGATGCCCAATGAGGAAACAAGTAGCTGCCAATGTTGCAGCAGCAGCTCTGCTGATGGTAATACCCCGGCTGAATCTGGTGTAATTGGATTTCCTCATGTGCATAGCCCTTGTGTTGACCTTGCATTTCAAACTAATTCACCTTCGTTCACCTCCTCAAGCTTCTCCTATCACAGCATTGCTGGTCTTGTGAATGCACCTTCACAAGGTCAATTTAGCTGGCAATTCCATGGGGAGATAGAGCAAGCAAAGAACATTATACCGGGTGAAAGTGGTATAACTTTTAATCTTGAGAGCAGATTAGCATCACCTGTAACCAAGGAAAAGGTTTGGGAAATGAAAACCAAGCCAAAAAATGATGAAGGTGACTGCCCAGATAGTTTGCAGAGGGGAAGAAAAAATCTTCACCGAGAGGAGAGTGCCTTAGATGAAGGTAAAAGTAACAAGCATTTGGCACTTGATGTTGAAGAGTCTGTTTTACATGAGCTGTTTGATAAGGTATTGTCCTTTGGTAAGTCAGGATTACAGACTTCTGATTCTAACCTGCCAAACGAGGCAGGCGGGAAGTGGCGGCAAAATGAGCAACCAAAAGGATATGGTGATGAAATAACCTACACTAAGAAAGGTATTAGCAAAAAGGAAGCACTTGATATGAGGAAACTCCTGATACAGTGTATGCAACCCGTGGCAAGCAATGATCAGATGACAGCAATTAAATTACTGAAGCAGATAAGGTTGCGTTCATCTCCTCTGGGTGATGCATCCCAAAGGTTGGCCCATTACTTTGCTAATGGTCTTGAGGCACGCTTGACCGGTTCTAGGACCCCAAAACATAAACTCTTTGCTGTCAAGGGCTTAGTGGAATATGATGTTTGGAAAGCTTACAAGTTGTACGTTTCAGCATTTCCTTTCATGGGGATGTCATATTTCGTTGCAACCCAAATGATCATGGAATTGGCTGAGAAAGCTACTTGTCTTCACATTATTCATTTTGGTATTATTCATGGCCTCCAATGGCCCCCGCTTATTCGGTGTTTATCTGAAAGACCTGGTGGACCTCCCAAGCTTCGCATAACGGCAATAGACCTTCCCCAAATTGGTTTCCGACCAGATGCAAGGGTTAAGGAAACAGGACGGCGTTTGGCAACTTATTGTGAGAAGATGAAGGTTCCATTTGAGTACAATGGCTTCGGACAAAAATGGGAAACTGTTAGTGTTGAGGATCTCAGGATTCAGAACGATGAGGTGCTTGTTGTTAACAGTTTGAACCAGTTTCAGAACTTACTTGATGACACTGTTACGGAGCGTAGTCCAAGGGATGCAGTTTTAAACTTAATCAGGAGGATTAATCCAGATATTTTCATACATGGAGTAGTTAATGGCACCTATAATTCCCCATTTTTTGTCTCACGGTTCCGCGAGTCTCTCTTCCATTACtcttcatggtttgatatgttgGATGCTAATGTGCCGCGTGATAATCAGGAGAGAGTAGCCCTTGAGAGGGACATATGGGGGCAggaaattttgaatatcatagCATGTGAAGGATTAGATAGGGTTGAAAGGCCAGAAACATACAAGCAGTGGGAGATTCGGACACTCAGAGCTGGATTCAGTCAGCTGCCTTTAAATCAGGAGATTGTTAAGGAAGCAAGGGCTAAGATCAAATCATCCTTCCACAAGGACTTTTTTGTTGATGAGGCCAACAACTGGATAATATCTGGGTGGAAAGGGCGGACCTTCTTTGCCATCTCGTCTTGGAAACCTGCCTAG